GCGAGCGCTCGCAGCCAACTGGGCACCTTGGTTTTGCAACTGACGTTGCTTGACCAGTGCGTAGATCGCCGGGATCACCGCCAAGGTCAGCACAGTCGATGAAATCATCCCGCCGACCATGGGCGCGGCGATGCGGCTCATGACTTCCGAACCGGTTCCTGTGCCCCAGAGAATGGGCAGCAGGCCGGCCATGATGGCGGTGACGGTCATCATCTTGGGGCGGACGCGTTCGACGGCGCCTTCCATCACTGCCGCGTAGAGGTCGGCAGCCTTTGCCGGGCGGCCTTCATCACGGCATTTTACTTGCACTTCCTGCCAGGCCTGATCGAGATAGATCAGCATGACGACGCCGGTTTCGGCCGCGACGCCAGCCAGCGCGATGAAGCCAATGGCAGCGGCGACCGACAGGTTGTAGCCGAGCAGCCACATCAGCCAGACCCCGCCGACCAGCGCGAAGGGCACCGAGAGCATGACGATAAGCGTTTCGGTGATGCGTCGGAAGTTGAGGTAGAGCAGCAGGAAGATGATCAGCAAGGTAATCGGCACGACGACCTTGAGCTTCTGGGTGGCGCGTTCCATGTACTCGAACTGGCCGCTCCAGGTGACGTAGGTGCCGGGCGTGAACTTGACCTTGTCGTTGACCGCCTGCCGCGCTTCAGCCACGTAGGAACCGATGTCGCGGTCGCGGATGTCGACGTAGATGTAGGCCGAGAGCAGGGCGTTTTCCGTGCGGATGGCCGGGGCGCCGGTGGTGATCTTGACTTCGGCCAGTTGGCCGAGCGGGATCATGCTGGCGGCACCGCCCATTTCGGCCGGTATTGGGACGAGAATGTCGCGGGCGATGGCTTGCGGGTCGCTGCGCATGTCGCGCGGGTAGCGCACGGTGACGCCGAAGCGTTCGCGGCCTTCGACCGTGGTGGTGACCATTTCGCCGCCGAGCGCGGCAGAAACAACATCCATCACTTCGCCAACGCTCAGGCCGTAGCGAGCCAGCGCGTTGCGGTCGGGGATGATGTCGAGGTAGTAGCCGCCGGTAATGCGTTCGGCAAAGGCGCTACTGGTGCCGGGCACGGCCTTGACGACGGTTTCAATCTGGCGCGCCAGGCGTTCCATTTCAACCAGATCGGTGCCGAAGACCTTGATGCCAATCGGCGTGCGGATGCCAGTCGACAGCATGTCGATACGCGCCTTGATCGGCATCGTCCAGGAGTTGGCGACGCCGGGGAATTGCAGAGCCTTGTCGAGTTCGGCGATGAGCTTGTCGGTGGTCATGCCGGCCCGCCATTCGGATTCCGGCTTCAGATTGATCACCGTCTCGAACATTTCCATCGGCGCCGGGTCGGTCGCCGTCTGGGCGCGGCCAGCCTTGCCGAAAACTGAAGCAACTTCCGGGAAGCTCTTGATGATCTTGTTCTGCGTCTGCAACAGCTCGGCCGCCTTGGTCACCGACAGGCCGGGCAGGGTGGTCGGCATGTAGAACAGCGTGCCTTCGTTAAGCGTCGGCATGAATTCCGAACCCAAGCGGCTGGCCGGAATGATGCTGATCGCGATGGCGACCAGCGCCAGCACGATGGTGGTTTTCTTCCAGTTCATGACGCTGGCGATGATCGGCCGATAGATGCGGATCAGGAAGCGATTGACCGGGTTTTCGGCTTCAGGGCGGATGTGGCCGCGAATGAAGACCAGCATCAGCACCGGCACCAGCGTTACCGAGAGCAGCGCCGCAGCGGCCATCGAGAAGGTCTTGGTCCAGGCCAGCGGGGCGAACAGCCGGCCTTCCTGGGCTTCCAGCGTGAACACGGGCAGGAAGGAGACGGTAATGATGAGCAGGCTGAAGAACAGCGCCGGGCCGACTTCCTTGCAGGCGGCAATCATCGCTTCGCTGCGCGATTCGCCGGGCTTGAGGCGCTCCAGATGCTTGTGGGCATTTTCGATCATCACGATGGCCGCATCGATCATCGCCCCGACGGCAATCGCCACGCCACCCAGACTCATGATGTTGGCGTTGATGCCGAGCGCTCGCATGCCGATGAAGGCCGCGAGAATGCCGACTGGCAGCATCAGGATGGCGACCAGCGCCGAGCGTAGATGGAGCAGGAAAACGATGCAGACCAGCGCAACGATGATGCTTTCTTCGACCAGCGTGTGCTTGAGCGTGGTGATGGCGCGCTCGATCAGTTCCGAGCGGTCATAAGTCGTCACGATGCTGACGCCTTCCGGCAAGCCAGCGCTGATCTCGGCGATCTTGGTCTTGACGTTGTGGATGACGTCCAGCGCATTGAGGCCGAAACGGGACATGACGATGCCGGAAACGACTTCGCCTTCGCCGTTCAATTCGGTAATGCCGCGCCGCTCGTCGGCAACCAGTTCGACGCGCCCGATATCGGCGACGCGCACCGGCGTGCCGTTCTGGGACTTGAGCACGAGATTCGCAATGTCATCCTTGCCGCGCAGATAACCCCGGCCGCGCACCATGTATTCCGTCTCGGCCATTTCCAGCGTCCGGCCGCCAACGTCGCGATTCGAATTACGGATGACTTCCGAAACGCGCATCAATGGAATGCCGTACGTCTTTAGCTTGATCGGATCGACCGTGACCTGGTACTGCTGGACAAAACCGCCAATGCTCGCCACTTCGGCGACGCCCGGCGCCTTGGCCAGTTGGTAGCGCAAGTACCAGTCCTGCAGCGTGCGCAATTCGGCCAGCGTCTTGTTCTTGGCCATGACCGCGTATTGAAACACCCAGCCGACACCGGTGGCGTCAGGGCCGAGGGTCGGATTGACACCTTTCGGCAACTTGCCGGAGACCGAATTGACGTACTCCAGCACGCGTGAACGCGCCCAGTAGATGTCGGTGTTGTCCTCGAAAATGACGTAAACGAAGGAGGCGCCAAAGAAAGAGAAACCGCGGACAACTTTGGATTTCGGGACGGAGAGCAGAGCGGTGGTCAGCGGATAGGTGACCTGATCCTCGACGACCTGCGGTGCCTGGCCGGGGAATTCGGTGTACAGGATGACCTGGACGTCGGAGAGGTCAGGAATGGCATCGAGGGGGGTTTTCATCACCGACCAGATGCCGGCGATGACGATGAATAAGGTTGCCAGGAGGACCAGGAAGCGGTTTCTGGCGGACCAGTTGATGAGGGCATTAAGCATGGCGGGGCTTTTCTTGGGCGTTGCCCTGTGGTTGCCTGCGGGGGGCTAATTGGCTTGGGTTTCCGCCTTGCGGGCGGGCGTACTTTCTTTTGTGTGGCCAAAAGAAAGTAGCCAAAGAAAAGGCCACCCCAGGGTCGGTGCCGGCTGCGCCGGTTCCCTGCGCTACTCGAAACGCCGGGCGGCTGCGGAACTCGGGGCTTCGCCCCTCAGACAGTCCTCGCCGACAGCCCCCGGCATTTCTGCGTTGCTCGGCACCTCTCAAGGGGCCCGGAGAAACGATCCGTGGTTTAGCTTGGGTGCCTGAGTTACAGATTTCATTTTTGGCCATTTTTTCCGGTTGACCGTAGCAGAGCTTTTTTTCTGCTAATCGGTCGAGCGTGGACGCCTTTCGGGTCCCCGTGGAAGGCGCTGAGCAACGCAGGAAGGCCGGGGGCAGTCGGCTGGCGTTGTTTGAGCCGCAGGCGAGTTTAGCCAGCCGCCCGGCGTTCCGAGTAGCGCAAGGAACCGGCGCAGCCGGCGCCGCCCCCGGGGTCGCCTTTTCTTTGGCTACTTTCTTTTGGCGAAGCAAAAGAAAGTACGCCCGCCCGCAAGGCGGAACCCCCCGCTCATTCACCGGAACCCCATCTCCAAAACCAGAGTGCTGCATGCCTGTCAGGCGAGACATTACTTCTTCACCAAAGAAGTAATCACCCATTCCCCCGGACTCCGCTCAACAAACTCAAACGAAATCGCTGCCCCCGGTTTCAATCCAGAAACCAGCGAAGGATTCGCCAACATGAAATCCATCTTCATGGCCGGCCATTTCAGACTGGCAATCGGCTGGTGGCTGATCGTCACACTGCCACTCTCGGCATCGATGGCATTCAGCGTGCCTTCGCCATGGTGGCCGGCTGCCGCAGCCTTGGGCTCTTCGGCTTTCTGCATGCCGCCCAGCGCTGCCTTCAGATTACTTTCCGCATCAATCAGGAAGTTGGCGGAAACAACCACAGATTCACCTTCCTTTATGCCTTCGAGCACTTGCACGAAATCGCTGCCGCGCTGGCCGAGCTTGACCGGTCGAGGGTCGAAGCGGCCTTCGCCGAGCTGGACGATGACGACTTGCTTGTTGCCGCTATCAATCACCGCCGAGTTCGGCACCGTGACAACTTGCGTAGCGCCAGCAACCGGGATGTCGACTTCGGCGAACATCGCTGGTTTGAGGCGGCCTTTCGGGTTGGCCAGTTCAATGCGCACCGGCACCGTGCGGGTGGCGGCGTTCAGCGTCGGATAAACGTAGGCGATGCGGCCTTCGAAGGCTTCGCCGGGGTAGGCGTTGATGCGGATTTTGGCTTTCTGACCGACGTGCACCGCGCCAATGTCCTGCTCGAAAACATCGGCCTGCACCCAGACGCTGGAGAGGTCGGCGATCTGGTAGAGCGCTTCGCCGGGCATGAAACGCATGCCCTGGATGGCTTTTTTCTCGGTGACGATGCCGCTGGCTGGCGAGCGGAAGGTCAGGGTGTGATGACTTTTGCCGGACTGGGCCAGAGCCTTGATCTGCGCTTCGGAGATGTCCCAGTTCTTCAGGCGTTGCAGGCTGGCGTCGGCCAGTTGGCGCATGGCGTCCTGTGCTTCGCCGCCGGCGTTGTCCAGCTTGCCGACGCCTTGCGCCGCGATGGCGTATTCGCGCTGGGCCGAGACCAGTTCCGGGCTGTATACCTCGAACAGCGGCTGGCCGCGACCGACCGGCTGGTTGGTGGTGTTGACGTAAAGCCGCTCGATATAGCCTTCGAACTTGGCGGTCACCGTTGTCAGACGGCTTTCGTCGACTTCGATGCGACCACTGGCGCGGACCGACTTGTCGAGCACTTGCAGCTTGGCTGGTTCGACCTTGACACCCATTTTCTGGATTTTCTCGGCGCTGATTTTCAGGCCACTATCACCGCCACCATCCTCCTCGCCTTCATAGACCGGGATGTAGTCCATGCCCATCTGGTCTTTCTTCGGCGTCGGCGAAGTGTCGGGCAGGCCCATCGGGTTGCGGTAATACAAAAGTTTCTTTTTTGGCTGTTTTTCCGGGTTGACCGTGGCAACGGCTGCCGCGCCATCCGTCTTTTGCTGGGCAAACTGATAACCGCCGGCAAAACCGCCGATGGTCAGGGCGACGGCGATAAAGATGAATAGGGGGCCGGTTTTCACAGGTCTTCTCCAATGAGTCGTTCAATGTCGGCCAGGCGTATCTGCTGGCTGGCCTGGGCGCGCAGCAGGGCGGCCTTGGCGTTGCGGATCTGGCGCTGGGCGTCGAGCAGGGTGGCGAAATCCACCTTGCCGTTCTCGTAGCCGGCCAATGCCGATTTGAAGGTCAGGTCGGCCTGCGGCAGCAGGCGGTTGCGGGTGATCTGTTCGGTGCTGCGGGCGGCGTCCAGCCCGGCCAGGGCGCCGGATAGTTCGCCGTGCAGACGGTGGCCAAGCGCTTCCTTGCGAGCGTTGGCCGCTTCCAGCATGCGCTCGCTTTCGCGTTCCTGGCTGCGCCGGGTGCCCTGTTGCAAGGGCAGGTTCATCTCCAACATCAGGCTCCAGGCGTCGACACGGTTTTGCACCTGCATGGGCGCCACACCGACGGTGAAATCCGGATATCGGTTGCGATAGGCCAGGTCGCGACTTTTCTCGGCTCCACCGATGCGGGCCGACTCGATGGCCAGTTGCGGATTGGCGGCAAGCAGGCGCTCGTTCAATTTGGCGGTATCGATTTGTGGCGGAATCGGCCGCAGGGTTGTTGGTTCGGCCAGCGACGGGTTGCCCGGACGGGCGAGCATGGCGTTGATGAAGCTGGCCATCTGGCGATACTCGCTCTCCATGCCAACCAGTTCGGTGTCCAGGTTGCTGCGTTCAACCTGGGCGCGAATCGCGTCTTGCTGCGCGGCCAGTCCGCTGGCGTAGCGCACTTGGGCGATCTGCTCCAGCTGGCGGGTCAGTTCAAGGTTCTCACGGGTCAGTTGCAGGGTCTGGCTGGTCAGCCAGTATTGGGCGTAGAGGCTCTTGATGCGGCTGGCGACTTCGTTCCAGGTATCGCTGGCCCGGCCTTCGGCTTGCGTTGCTTCGGCGCTGGCGACTTCGCGTTTCAGGTCACGCTTGCCCCAGAAGGGCAGCGGCTGGAGCAGCGTGTATTTGGTGTCGCCGACGCGGGTCGGGTCGAGCGTGGCGTTCTGCTTGCCGTTGCGCGTGATGTTTTCCAGTTCAATGCGCAGCATCGGGTCGGGCAGGGCGCCGGCCGGGCCTATGCGTTCGCGCGCCGCTTCGGCTTCGAGGCGGCTCATGCGAATGTCCGGACTGCTTTCACGGGCGACGGCGAGCAGGGATTCTACACTGGCACCGGGTAGCGGCTCGGCCCACGCCGAACCGCTCAGGACGAGCGCCAGCAGCAGTGTGCCGAGACGGGGGGGCATGGCTTACTTGGCCATTTCGTAGCGGCTGACGATTGGGCTGCCACCCTTCATTTCAGCGGCGAAACGGATCTTGTCGCCGGCCTTCAGTTTGTTGATCCAGCTCTTGTCGGCGACGCCAAAGCTCATGGTCATCGGCGGCATGCCGATGCTGTCGAGCTGGCCGTGCTGGATGACCACTTCGTTAGCAACCTTGTCGATCTTCTTGACGGTGCCGTCCGATAGTGGTGCCGCTTGCATCGCGGCCATGTGGCCAGCGTGCTGGTCGTGCTGGTCGTGCTGGGCGAAAGCGGGGAGGCTGATAGAGAGCATGAGGGCGAGCAGCAGGCGCATGGCGATTCCTTTGGAAATTGGTGTGCCCATTCTGCACTGATGCGGTCAACGGGTATCTGACGGCTAAATTACAATTTTGTAATCTTCGCTCCAGGCCGCTGTCGAGGGTACGCCTGCCTGCGCTAGATCACGATGTAATCGACCACCTCGGGCGGCGTGCTACGCGGCGTTTCACCGACCATTTCGCAGACGGATACTTCAATCCCGTGGCACATCGAGGCCAGCGCAAGATCGTTTGGTTCCTTGCCGAAAGGTTCCTCGATCTGTTCGCCAATGACGTCCAGCGCCAAAAATGTATAGGCGATAAAGGGGGCGACCAGTACGGTCACCCAGCCAATCGAGGTGCTCAGGCCGATGGGGAGCAACAGGCAGTAGACCATCACCGTCCGGTTCATGAGTACGCGGTAGGTGTAGGGGATGGGCGTGTTGGCAATGCGTTCGCATGCCCCCGAGGCTTCAGTCAGGAGATTCAGATTTCGGTCCAGTGACTGTAGCTGCAGGTCGCTGACGATACTGGTTTTTTGTGCGGTGCCAAAGTCCCGGGCCAGGCAGAGGAGCAGGGCGGGGGGTACGAAGCGGTTGGCGCAGACTTGTTCAAGCGTGGCCGCGTCAAGGCGGCAGGCCAGGTCATCCCGCGGGTCGGTACCTCGCAGTTGGTGCTTCAGCGCATAAGCGAAAGCCGACAGGGTACGGGCCACGCGTTGCTGCAATGCCACTTCGTCGGGGGCGAAGCTGGCTATTTCACGGGTGAGCGAGCGGGCACCGATCAGCAGTGCTCCCCATTGTTTGCGGGCCTCCCAGTAGCGGTCGTAGCTGACCGTGTTACGGAAGCCGAGAAAGATGGCCAGTGCCACGCCCATCAAGGTGAATGGTGGAATCGACAGGGCGGATGCCGAATGCAGATTCATCCACCATTCACGGCTCAGGACGCTGAGGACGGAGACGGTGAGTACCAGCAGCAGACGGGTGACAATGTAGGGCAGTACCGAGCCGCGCCAGACAAAAAGCAGCCGAAACCAGTGCAGGTGGGGACGTACGATCATGGGAACAGTCGGGATTGTGGGATGGACGAGAGCAGCTAATCGGCTGCGGGGCGCAGCATAGCCGAGGGCAAGTCTTCAAACAATCCGGATCACCCCTGAATCAACGTTCGCCGGGGAATGGCGCCCCGTCAGGGCGAGAAAATCAGCTCCACCTTGCGCATTTTTTGTCGGCAGTCGGCAGAGGCGCATTTGGATTGTGTTTTTTCACTTTTGCGACGAATTTGCTTCATGGGCGCGCCATAGGTGCGGAGCAGTTTCCTGACTGCCAAAATTCGTTGTTCAGTGATTGCCAGGTTATAGCTTCGGCTACCCTCGTCGTCGATGTAGCCGAGCAGCATCACAAACGACTTCGGGTTTTGCTTCAAATATTGGGCGTGTTGCCGCAGCTTTTGTTTCCCGGCGTCATCGACGATGGCAACGCGCAATGGAAAATAGATCACCTTGTCATCGCTGACCGTCGCCGCCGGTTTCTCCTCTGACACTGGTGGGGCTTCAGCGGCGCTGGATTTCGCGCTGAGGGCGCCACTTTCATTGACGGGTGATGCTTGTTGCGCCGATGAAGCAGGTGCCTGCAAGGAGGTGCACCCAGATACGGAGAGGGCCAGGAGGCAGAAAAATCCGACAGATCTACTGGTCACTGCAAAGGCCTTGGGAAGGGAATGCTGTTTTGGCTTGAGTTGGCTAAGTGTCATTGATGGATCGAAAATACAACAGCTTGGTCAGTGCTATACAGGCAACGGAAACTTGTCCATGCGGAGTGTCCCGAACCCATGCTGACAGATTGATATTCAATCGAATTGATCGGCATCAGGCATCGCCGAAAACGCTTCTGAAAATACCCGCGAGGTTTTTATTGTAAATGTTTTACGGGGAGCATGTAGCTTGCGTGCGGCCTGGTGCCCGGTCAGTCGCGGGTATGGGGGGCTGAATTGTCATTGGTAAGCCAATGCAATTTGCTGGTTTTGCAAGCATTGCGGGCGACGATCCGTCATAAAGCCTGACGCCGACTTCATTCGCGCCGAGCAATAAAGTTTGTATATGCGCCTACACGCCCACAAAAATGTCGAGTCAGAACACCTTGCGTCTGACTCGACAAAATCCATCGCGATCAGTGAATCTGCGGGCGCAGTGATGCGGCCTGACTAGCGACCCCTGCCTCCGCCAGAACCCATACCACCGCCAGAACCCATACCTCCCATGCCGCCACCAGGACCCATGCCGGCTCCCGGTCCCGGGCCCATGCCGCCACCTCTGGCTGGCATCTCATCAGGCAGTGCTACTCCTCGCTCCTTGGCGCGCAGTTGCATTCGTTCATGATTTTCCATGCGGACTTGCTCCCGCTCTTCGGCTGTTTTGGCAGCACGCATTTTGGTGCGATGCTCGGCCCGTTCTTGCTGCGTCATCATTTGACTACCGTAAATCTGATCCTGCGTCTGGGCTTGAGTAGCGTTTTTCATTGGTGTCGGTTCAACCGACACGGCCAGTCCAGACGACAGAAACAGCGCTGCAGTGAGGGCCGGGAAAAGCAATTTTTGTTTGGTCATGACAAGACTCCTTGAAGCGCCGGACAGGATGACACTTCGGTGCGTTTTAAATGATGCTGAAAAACCACTACCGGCTTTATTCCTGTCGAGCAAAGCCAGCTGTCGACATGGTGGCAAGGCGTAAATGCCGGCTCATTGAAGCTTCTTTTCTGATCAATGAATCAGCAGCCTCTTTAATCTGTTTATAGATCAAATCCATACGGTTTTCGGACGGTGTGACAATTGGTCGCAGGCTGAAGGCGCGTGGACAGTGTCCCTGGATAAGCCGAATTTCATTTCCCTGCGAGGACTGTTACCGGGGAGGGGGCTTCCCGGTAACGTCCCGTGACACGTTGTCACGCTTATGGCGAAGGCCAAGTATCGGGGTTCCGGTATATTGCATAAGCATCTACCTGAAAGTGCATATGGAATCGACACTGAAACGCTTGCTGACGCCGCCCTTCATCATTGTGGCGGCGCTGGTGTTGTGGTTTTGGGAATGGCTGTGGGATCCGCTGGAACGCGTCATGGCAAAGATCGGCCACTGGCCGGTGTTGCGCCTTGCGGATGCCTGGATTTCTCGTTCTTCGCGCTATGTGGCGCTCGCCTGTTTCGTTATTCCCGGCGCTGTGCTGCTGCCCTTCAAGCTCCTCGGCCTGTATTTTCTGGGTCATGGCGCTGCTGCACTCGGTGTCGGTACCTTTCTACTGGCCAAGGTGGTCGGCACGGCACTGGTGGCGCGGATTTTTGCGCTGACCAGGCCGCAATTGATGGAAATCGCCTGGTTCGCCCGTAGTTTTGATACGGTGCTTCGTTTCAGGAACCATGTTTTTGAGACCTTGCACCGGCACCCCATTTACCAGCGAACGAAAGCGGTGCTGACGGCTTTTCGCCAGAGCCTGCAAGGGGTTCGGCGTGGTTTGCTGTTTCATTCCCTGCGCCGCTGGAAGGCGGTCTATCGTCTGTCCCGACGCCGTGGTCGCCTGACCTGCATTTAGCTTGGCTTTTGGCAGCCGGACAAGGCGGCGGGTTGTCGGGCAAAATGCCGGCATGAAGATACTGATCGTCGAAGACGAAGCAAAGACAGGCGACTACCTCCGGCAGGGCCTGGGCGAGGCCGGCTTTGTAGCCGACTTGGTGCGCAATGGCGTGGACGGCATGCACGAAGGACTGGCGGGCGACTACGACCTGCTGATCCTCGATGTCAATTTGCCGGGGTTGGACGGCTGGCAGGTCCTGAAAGCACTGCGCGCTGCCGGGCGCGATCTGCCGGTACTGTTCCTGACCGCGCGCGACCAGGTCGAGGACCGGGTGAAAGGACTGGAACTCGGTGCCGATGATTATCTGGTCAAACCCTTTGCCTTCTCGGAGCTGCTGGCTCGTGTTCGCACGCTGCTGCGCCGGGGGCGGGTCAGGGAAGCCGAGAGCTTGAGTATTGCCGATCTGGAGCTGGATGCGCTGAAGCGGCGGGCCACTCGCGCTGGCCAGCGGATCGACCTGACGGCCAAGGAGTTTGCGCTGCTTGAACTTTTCCTGCGTCGGCAGGGCGAAGTGCTGGCCCGCAGCTTCATCGCCTCGCAGGTCTGGGACATGAATTTTGATTCCGACACCAATGTCGTCGAAGTCGCCATCCGCCGTCTGCGCGCCAAGGTCGATGATGACTTTACGCCTAAACTGATCCATACCCTGCGCGGCATGGGGTACGTGATGGAAATCCGCTGATCGTGCAGGACTGGAAGCGTTCGATCACGCTGCGCCTGTCGGTGGCATTCGCGTTGCTGGCAACGGTGGTTTTCGCGGCGCTCGGCCTCTATTTCAGTCGCGCAGCCGATGCCCACATGGCCGAGCTCGATGCCCATGATCTTTTCGGCAAGCTGGCGCTGATTGGCCACGTCGGCACTCAGGAGCAATCGGCCGATAGCTTCGCGGCACGCCTTGGCGATGCGCTGATTGGCGAGCATGGGGTGATTGTCACGGTCGACGGGGAAAAAGGGCCAATTTTCAAATGGCCCGATGCCCAACTGGCGGCGCCGCTGGCTGCGGCTGGTCTGGCCCTTGGTCGGACGCCGGTCCG
The nucleotide sequence above comes from Betaproteobacteria bacterium. Encoded proteins:
- a CDS encoding copper-binding protein: MGTPISKGIAMRLLLALMLSISLPAFAQHDQHDQHAGHMAAMQAAPLSDGTVKKIDKVANEVVIQHGQLDSIGMPPMTMSFGVADKSWINKLKAGDKIRFAAEMKGGSPIVSRYEMAK
- a CDS encoding TolC family protein yields the protein MPPRLGTLLLALVLSGSAWAEPLPGASVESLLAVARESSPDIRMSRLEAEAARERIGPAGALPDPMLRIELENITRNGKQNATLDPTRVGDTKYTLLQPLPFWGKRDLKREVASAEATQAEGRASDTWNEVASRIKSLYAQYWLTSQTLQLTRENLELTRQLEQIAQVRYASGLAAQQDAIRAQVERSNLDTELVGMESEYRQMASFINAMLARPGNPSLAEPTTLRPIPPQIDTAKLNERLLAANPQLAIESARIGGAEKSRDLAYRNRYPDFTVGVAPMQVQNRVDAWSLMLEMNLPLQQGTRRSQERESERMLEAANARKEALGHRLHGELSGALAGLDAARSTEQITRNRLLPQADLTFKSALAGYENGKVDFATLLDAQRQIRNAKAALLRAQASQQIRLADIERLIGEDL
- a CDS encoding OmpA family protein; translated protein: MSEEKPAATVSDDKVIYFPLRVAIVDDAGKQKLRQHAQYLKQNPKSFVMLLGYIDDEGSRSYNLAITEQRILAVRKLLRTYGAPMKQIRRKSEKTQSKCASADCRQKMRKVELIFSP
- a CDS encoding heavy metal response regulator transcription factor, which encodes MKILIVEDEAKTGDYLRQGLGEAGFVADLVRNGVDGMHEGLAGDYDLLILDVNLPGLDGWQVLKALRAAGRDLPVLFLTARDQVEDRVKGLELGADDYLVKPFAFSELLARVRTLLRRGRVREAESLSIADLELDALKRRATRAGQRIDLTAKEFALLELFLRRQGEVLARSFIASQVWDMNFDSDTNVVEVAIRRLRAKVDDDFTPKLIHTLRGMGYVMEIR
- a CDS encoding efflux RND transporter periplasmic adaptor subunit, whose amino-acid sequence is MKTGPLFIFIAVALTIGGFAGGYQFAQQKTDGAAAVATVNPEKQPKKKLLYYRNPMGLPDTSPTPKKDQMGMDYIPVYEGEEDGGGDSGLKISAEKIQKMGVKVEPAKLQVLDKSVRASGRIEVDESRLTTVTAKFEGYIERLYVNTTNQPVGRGQPLFEVYSPELVSAQREYAIAAQGVGKLDNAGGEAQDAMRQLADASLQRLKNWDISEAQIKALAQSGKSHHTLTFRSPASGIVTEKKAIQGMRFMPGEALYQIADLSSVWVQADVFEQDIGAVHVGQKAKIRINAYPGEAFEGRIAYVYPTLNAATRTVPVRIELANPKGRLKPAMFAEVDIPVAGATQVVTVPNSAVIDSGNKQVVIVQLGEGRFDPRPVKLGQRGSDFVQVLEGIKEGESVVVSANFLIDAESNLKAALGGMQKAEEPKAAAAGHHGEGTLNAIDAESGSVTISHQPIASLKWPAMKMDFMLANPSLVSGLKPGAAISFEFVERSPGEWVITSLVKK
- a CDS encoding efflux RND transporter permease subunit encodes the protein MLNALINWSARNRFLVLLATLFIVIAGIWSVMKTPLDAIPDLSDVQVILYTEFPGQAPQVVEDQVTYPLTTALLSVPKSKVVRGFSFFGASFVYVIFEDNTDIYWARSRVLEYVNSVSGKLPKGVNPTLGPDATGVGWVFQYAVMAKNKTLAELRTLQDWYLRYQLAKAPGVAEVASIGGFVQQYQVTVDPIKLKTYGIPLMRVSEVIRNSNRDVGGRTLEMAETEYMVRGRGYLRGKDDIANLVLKSQNGTPVRVADIGRVELVADERRGITELNGEGEVVSGIVMSRFGLNALDVIHNVKTKIAEISAGLPEGVSIVTTYDRSELIERAITTLKHTLVEESIIVALVCIVFLLHLRSALVAILMLPVGILAAFIGMRALGINANIMSLGGVAIAVGAMIDAAIVMIENAHKHLERLKPGESRSEAMIAACKEVGPALFFSLLIITVSFLPVFTLEAQEGRLFAPLAWTKTFSMAAAALLSVTLVPVLMLVFIRGHIRPEAENPVNRFLIRIYRPIIASVMNWKKTTIVLALVAIAISIIPASRLGSEFMPTLNEGTLFYMPTTLPGLSVTKAAELLQTQNKIIKSFPEVASVFGKAGRAQTATDPAPMEMFETVINLKPESEWRAGMTTDKLIAELDKALQFPGVANSWTMPIKARIDMLSTGIRTPIGIKVFGTDLVEMERLARQIETVVKAVPGTSSAFAERITGGYYLDIIPDRNALARYGLSVGEVMDVVSAALGGEMVTTTVEGRERFGVTVRYPRDMRSDPQAIARDILVPIPAEMGGAASMIPLGQLAEVKITTGAPAIRTENALLSAYIYVDIRDRDIGSYVAEARQAVNDKVKFTPGTYVTWSGQFEYMERATQKLKVVVPITLLIIFLLLYLNFRRITETLIVMLSVPFALVGGVWLMWLLGYNLSVAAAIGFIALAGVAAETGVVMLIYLDQAWQEVQVKCRDEGRPAKAADLYAAVMEGAVERVRPKMMTVTAIMAGLLPILWGTGTGSEVMSRIAAPMVGGMISSTVLTLAVIPAIYALVKQRQLQNQGAQLAASAR